ATAAGTTTTGACCTCTTCGGTAAATTTCATTTAAATATCTCTAAGCTTTCAATTCGTTTTCAACTAAGCTCTAGGAGGTTTCTATGAAAACAGTCAACCGTCGTCGTGTTCTTCAAGGTATGCTCGTTTTGCCAGCAGTTTTGGCTCTCCCCAAATTTGTTCAAGCTGCAGATAAAGCGGCTCCTGCAGCTCCGGCGAATCTTCTCCCGGAATCTGATCCTATGGGCAATGCTTTAAAATATAAGCATGATGCCAACACCGCAGATGCAACGTTCCGCA
This region of Bdellovibrionales bacterium genomic DNA includes:
- a CDS encoding high-potential iron-sulfur protein; this translates as MKTVNRRRVLQGMLVLPAVLALPKFVQAADKAAPAAPANLLPESDPMGNALKYKHDANTADATFRKDKTAFCSNCSKFNKCATGDTACKPGDKKAAYGPCELFSGKVVASKGWCMSWAKA